A window of the Ammospiza nelsoni isolate bAmmNel1 chromosome 29, bAmmNel1.pri, whole genome shotgun sequence genome harbors these coding sequences:
- the LOC132085212 gene encoding serine/threonine-protein kinase pim-2-like translates to MTALMDMGVNRGMGGLKQLQTEDKVKAIMAQPHTEPKCSNLLAKKVKTKQRPGTYSNPISAAAAAAVAATAAAAAAKADILQHSFSFFLSLSLSLSRCRAPFSRGPLPGVPLLSPPPSPLPGRAMPPARPRPRAGLPRARPRPSRRGLASARLWPYWRWRCWAGISAWCGGGIAALRLRLARARPRTRRRVRSRPRPQHQPRPRPRPRPLLLPGPAEHTRGAAAPAASAAVSPARAPPLGSAAAGPEPPVPRSEERTPGHGRPGAGEGRSGAVAGPGPSADRRVPPAGKTQQGLKEQYRLGSLLGRGGFGSVFAATRLSDGAPVAIKRVPRNRVRHWGELPDGTSAPLEIVLLAKVSTGFPGVVQLLEWLELPKDILMVLERPKRCQDLHRFIRARRFLPEEEARELFRQVLEAVRHCTSCGVLHRDIKPGNILVDLDTGQAKLIDFGCGTYLQDTVYTHFAGTRSYSPPEWTHFGWYYGKPATIWSLGILLHQMVCGEHPFRGGQNISWDHQLSLPQRLSQECQDLIRRCLSMLDLERPSLEDLFCHPWMQDIHLP, encoded by the exons ATGACTGCTCTCATGGACATGGGAGTCAA TCGTGGCAtggggggcctgaagcagctccaGACAGAGGACAAGGTGAAGGCAATcatggctcagcctcacacagag cccaagtgcagcaactTGCTGGCAAAGAAAGTCAAAACCAAGCAAAGACCTGGTACCTACAGCAACCCGATCTCGG cggcggcagcagcagcggtaGCGGCgacagcagcagcggcggcagcaaAAGCAGATATTCTTCAAcactctttctctttctttctctctctctctctctctctttcccgCTGTCGGGCACCCTTCTCTCGGGGTCCCTTGCCCggcgtccctctcctctccccgcctCCCTCCCCCCTTCCGGGCCgggccatgcccccggcccgcccccggccccgggcggggctgccccgtgcccggccccggccgtcccgccgcggtctcgcctccgcccggctctggccgtACTGGCGGTGGCGCTGCTGGGCGGGCATCAGTGCCTGGTGCGGGGGCGGCATCGCCGCCCTTCGGCTCCGCctggcccgagcccggccccggaCGCGACGCAGGGTCCGGTCCCGACCCCggccccagcaccagccccgCCCCCgaccccggccccggcccctgcTCCTCCCGGGGCCCGCGGAGCACACacgcggcgcggccgctcccgccgcctccgctgCGGTTTCCCCGGCCCGAGCTCCGCCgctcggcagcgcggccgccggccccgagcctccCGTGCCGCGTTCCGAAGAGCGAACGCCGGGGcatggccggcccggggcgggtgagGGGCGCTCGGGGGCCGTTGCTGGCCCCGGGCCGAGCGCTGAccgccgcgtcccgcccgcagggAAGACGCagcagggcctgaaggagcaGTACAGGCTGGGTTCGCTGCTGGGGCGCGGCGGCTTCGGCAGCGTCTTCGCGGCCACGCGGCTCTCGGACGGCGCCCCG GTGGCCATCAAAAGGGTGCCACGGAACCGCGTCCGGCACTGGGGCGAGCTG CCCGACGGCACCAGCGCACCCCTGGAGAttgtgctgctggccaaggtgtCCACTGGCTTCCCTGGTGTGgtccagctgctggagtggcTTGAGCTCCCCAAGGACATCTTGATGGTGCTGGAGCGACCAAAGCGGTGTCAGGACCTGCATCGTTTCATTCGGGCACGGCGGTTCCTGCCCGAGGAGGAGGCGCGGGAGCTGTTCCgccaggtgctggaggccgTGCGGCACTGCACCAGCTGCGGGGTCCTGCACAGGGACATCAAACCAGGGAACATCCTGGTTGACCTGGACACTGGGCAGGCCAAACTAATTGACTTTGGCTGTGGCACCTACCTGCAGGACACAGTCTACACTCACTTTGCAG GAACACGGTCATACAGCCCCCCGGAATGGACCCACTTTGGCTGGTACTATGGCAAGCCAGCTACCATCTGgtccctgggcatcctgctgCACCAGATGGTCTGCGGGGAGCACCCTTTCAGGGGGGGCCAGAATATCAGCTGGGACCATCAGCTCTCACTGCCACAACGGCTCTCTCAAG AGTGCCAAGATCTTATCAGGCGGTGTTTATCCATGCTGGACTTGGAAAGACCCTCATTAGAAGACCTGTTCTGTCATCCTTGGATGCAGGATATTCATCTGCCCTAG